The Candidatus Poribacteria bacterium DNA window CCGCCGGCGGTTGGTCCAGTATTCGCGAGCGATGCTGGGCAAGTCAGTTGGCACGGCTGATCAACGAGTTTCAGCGTGTCCCTGTGGAACTGGTCAACGTGGGGATTGGTGCTAACCTAATCTCGACCAAAGGACCCGCCTATCTCGAATCCGACCGAAATCCCGCCGCCAATGAGCGCATTGACCAACACGTTATTGAGAACAAACCGGATCTGCTGGTCATTTCATACGGACTCAACGATGCGCGTGGCGGTACGCCGATTGACCTCTTTTGCGACGAGATGCGCGACATTATCCGGCGCGTACGGGAGCAGATTCAGCCGTTAATCGTCTTACTCGGTCCGTATTATATGACTGACTTCACCGCCGGTGGCGAACGCTGGAGTCACGCCGACCTCAATATCTTCTACCGCTATAACGATGCGATTAAAGGGGTCGCCGATGCGTCTGACTGCCTTTTCATCGATCTACTGGGTTCATACCGTGACGCGGATTGGCTCGTCCACCATGACGGGGTACACGCAAATGATCTCGGACATCGTATTGTAGCGAATAAGATTTTTGAGGTGCTAGCGTCCAACTGCTCCGGGTTGGCTTTGGAAACCAAAACACTAGAAACGCATATCCCACCGTGGCGAGACGAATCCGTCCTTCGAGGCGTTAAAGCAAAACCCTAAACTCCCTAATTACACCTTTTGGGGTGGGCGTTCATGGAGTTTCAGGGACGCCGATATTCCACATGCGCCTCGACTTTTTCCACAGTCATGGGCACCCTTTGCGAATCCTGCCCTGTAACCAAGATGCCAACTAGGTTGATGCCTACCGCAAATAGTTTCGGATTTACGTCGAAGATAAACCAACCGGCATCAACAGTCGCCCTATCCAACAGCACCCCATTGAGACGCACTTGAAGCCGGTCAATTATATCCTTTCGGGCTGGTGAGGTGAACAACTGCGGACGATCCCAGAAAGGATTGATGGGCGCAGTGTCAATTTTCTGATGCTCCGGCAGATTTTCCGTCCCCGGGTCAGAAAACAGGAGGCGAAGGGCTAATCGCTCGATCCGTTCTGCTTCAGCGGTGAAATCGTCGGAGACGCGAAGCCTAATTAGCGCGTCAACCAATCCTAAATTGTCCAAAGTCATAGGCAGCTGACCCAACATATTCGTGTTCTGATAACTGAACCGCGGGGTGTGCCACTCTTCCACGTCGGCTCCACCAGATCCACCGCCGCCGCGACGTTGGACAACGAAATGTTTGTTCAAATATTTCAGTTTTTCCGGATCGCCAAGTTCGCCGTATGCCTGTTGATACACGGGGATCATCCGTGTGCCGTCAAAGTAGGCACCGTGTGTCTTAACCCCCAACTGCTGGGCAACTTCGGGCGGTGCAACACCCCAATTGAAGGTCTGAATCGCGTCTACCCCTTGCTGCCACCAGTTAGCGATTACGCCCCGCCACACTTCAATCGGGGGCCAAGAATAGCCATCCGTGCAATGGTGGTCATCGAGCGTGCCGAAAATCTGAATCGGCTTGTCGCCAACAATGGAGCGAAACTGCTCAATAGCCAACTCATACGAACGCACACCCAAGACCAGAAAGTCAACGAGATCATCGCACACCCACGTTTCTACATCAAGCCCGTCAAAATGACAACCGATGAGATTGTCCGGGATGCGTGCCGCTAACAAAACCGGTCGTCCCCGTTTTCGCTCTACTTCGAGTGTCTCCTGCCGGACCCGGCGAAGAAATTCCGTGATATGCTCACGCTGCTCCCATTGATGCCCCGGCGGGGTTTGGATAGGACCGCGTGCAAAATCGATCTCTAAGCCATCGAAGTTGTACCCCTCCACCAGTTCTCGGCAGATAGCGACCTTGTAATCACGCACACCCGGCACGGCAAAGTTCCAGAGCGGCTGTGCCCATTCGCCG harbors:
- a CDS encoding SGNH/GDSL hydrolase family protein, with translation MKKDWWTKEFQKLVTIGESTTAGGWSSIRERCWASQLARLINEFQRVPVELVNVGIGANLISTKGPAYLESDRNPAANERIDQHVIENKPDLLVISYGLNDARGGTPIDLFCDEMRDIIRRVREQIQPLIVLLGPYYMTDFTAGGERWSHADLNIFYRYNDAIKGVADASDCLFIDLLGSYRDADWLVHHDGVHANDLGHRIVANKIFEVLASNCSGLALETKTLETHIPPWRDESVLRGVKAKP